From the Paenibacillus sp. MMS20-IR301 genome, the window TAAGCATTCGGACCGCCCGCCAGAACCGGCATATCCTCCGGCTGGTAACCCTCGTTGTCGGCAATGGATGCATCCATCAGATTGACGGCAATCCGCTCGACCGTAATTCCGCTGACCCCGCCGGCTTGTCCGACACAAATTACCGCATCCGGCTGCTCCGCTTCGATAGCTGAGATCAATTGTTCCACCGACTTTTGAAAGACAACGGGAAGCGGCAGCTTGATGATCTCTGCAGTGGCAATCTGGCTTTCCAGACGCCGTACCGCTTCGAGAGAGGGATTGATCTGCTCTCCGCCAAACGGCTCGAAGCCTGTAATGAGGATTCTCATGGGTTTGCCCTCTCTTCCGTAACATATAATGTACGCTCATAATTCCGGTTAGCTGAGCTCACTCTGTATTGGTCCAAATATTCATCGCATGCGTACGGACCCCAATATTCCCGTGTTGCCTGTAGGCTCTCAGCCGGTCTGCCGGCTCCGGAGTCCAGAGCAGCGTACGTCCGGCGGCTTCAAGCAGCGCCAGCCCAAGATACGCCGGCTCATCCCCCGCACCATCAGCCCCTAGCTGATCTACGATTGTAAGCAGCGTCTCAGCGTTCCAATATCCTCTGTCATCTTCTAAAAGATGTGTTAACTGATCATAGGCATCCCCTAGCAGCAGTGGCTGATTGGCAATACAGCGGGCAATCCGGGTCACATAAGCGGCGGATGCCTCCACATCATTCCAGTCTATGACTGCGAGATTCAGCTTCACTACAGCCTGCTGCAAAGTTTCATTGGCGGCCAGACAGTCAGCGATGCCCGTGTACAGCGGGATAAGATTCATCCGTGTAATCCGTGGTAAACTAGTCAGCTGGTTCACCAGCTTCAGAAGGCGCTGCCGGTGAGGCAGATCTCTTGTAGATGCGGCATTCCACTCCTCTCTTCCCGCCGCACCCGCCAGCTCCCCGCATACCCTAATGATCACGTCATTGACCTTACCATCCCGGCAGGTCTCTACCAGCGTAATCATGGCGAACTCCCACCTGGCATCATCCTGCAAATCCGTGATAGCCCGGGCGGTAGCAGCGGCAATCACAGCTTCATGCCCACTGGTCCACTGCAGCATGGCAATGAACGCATGTCTGCCTGCAAAGATATCCGCATGTCCAGCAATGGCAAGGATTAACGCCAAATATCGCGGTCTGTAGTCCAATGGAAGATTAGCCGGCCGCTCAGACAATATGCTAAGAACAATATCCGTTTGCGGGGAAGCCGCCATCGCCTCCAGAATGCCCCAGCTGCGTTCATCATCCAGAAGCTGCCGCGCAGCATGCCCGATCGCGATGATTACGTCCTTATGCGTCTTAGGTTTCCTGAACTCATTCAGCAGCAGCGGAAGGCTGTCGCCGCTTCTGTACGCACCGAGTAAGCGGACGGCCTCTTTTCTCACCGTAATCTTCAGCTTGTCCCGTTGCAGCAGCTCCTTCAGCATAGCCGTCAATAACTCCGGATTTACTCTGCGGATACATCGCGGTATGGAGTACATGGCTACACGGGCCCGGTCCCCGTCGAGATTATCCAGCAGGACAGGCAGCACCTTCTCCGGTTCTTCCGTCAGCGACAGGGCATGCAGCGCAGCTTCGGCTACAGCTACCTCCTTATCCTGTACAAGCCCGAACAGCCTGTCCGGTCTGAGGTCAGGCATACCCGCCATAATCCGGATGGCTCTTGCACGCTCCCACAGGTTACGCTTAGGATCAGAGACGACTTTGTCGAGCAATGCTTGGTAAGCCTGTTGCTGACGGGGCAGCCATCTGTAGAATCCGCCCTCCGCCGGAACAAGATAGATCGTCTTGCCGGACAGGAAACGCCCTTTAACGGCATTCCCTGAAATAAACGGATCGAGCCATTCCTGGCGTCTCAGATGCAGATGCTGGAACACCTCTTGGATCTTGATATACGATTTGTCCAAAGACAGTAATTCCTTAACTCTGGCATCACGCGTCTTATGCGGTGCAAGCCAGTATCTTGCCGCCTGCATGGCTGTAGACTCTGACTTCACCTTTGCAGCTTCCTCCAGCAGATGCTGAAGCTTCTGAATGCCGTGCCCTCTTGTACCGAAAGAGTTAGCCAGGCTAAAGAGCAGATTGTAATTCTCTCTACGTCCCGCCTGGGCAGCTAATGTATAGATTTCATCAAAAATAAGCTCCTCTACCCCCTTAGGCATGTTCCTCTCTAAGGATGGAAGGGAGAGCTGCCCGCTCTGCCGGGCCAGCTTGGTAATCGTGTCCAAGGCGAACCTGAACAGCCCGCTATGAGGCTGCACGGCAGTATGCCGCAGAATAGCAAAGGCCAGCTGCTGAACGGAATACTTCGTACCATATGAAGTATCCCTGGCATCGATAACACTATCCACCAGCACCTCAAGCTGCGGCACATCGCTATCTGTGAAGGCAGACGCCGGACTTTCCGACAGCGCTTTGAACACTAGGCCGCGAACGGGGTCCTGGTCATTTCTGATCCGGCCCAGGTAGACAAGCGTCTCTTGCATCCCCTGCCGCGAAAGTGCCGTGCTCCGGATCAGCTGCATCAGCGCAGCCCCGCGTTCGTCTGCACTGGATACCTGCGCTGCCTGTTCCAGCTTCTCCCGGGAATGCCGGATAGAACGGCAAGCTGTTATTCTCAGTGTCCGCTCCCGGTCATCCCGGATTTCCCGGAGGTCCAGCATCCGGGCCGCTTCCCCGTCACGCAAGGCATGCGGCAATACATACAGTATTTTATCCGGGAAAATACGCCCCTTGCGCTTATCCTCCGGATACACGGCATCAAAAATCTCTCTGCGGCTGGAAGGCGCCATATGATAAAGCAAATTTGCTATATGATTAGGATAATCTGCAAGCAGCTTGGCCAGCTCCGTCCACTGCTCTAAGGATAGGTATTTTTTGCGCTTCAGGACACCCTCAGGAACACCATACCTGATCAGATCGCTCCGCAGCTCAGATTGTGTCAGCAGCTGATACACTGCATCGGGATACTGGCGTACCAGGGGGCCGAGCTGTTTTTTAAACGCCGGATGTATACTGCCCATAGGTCCATTAGTCATTGCATTCGCAAGCACCAGCTCCGGCTTTTCTTTGCATAATAGCTCCATTGCGGAAGAGAACCGCGACCAGACACGCCCTTTTTCCCGGAGGGGTGTATCCTCCAGCGTCGTTACGAAATAAACCGCGACCACATCAAGATGCCGGATGGCCAATTTCTTCCAGTCCTTAACCGCGTATCCGATCTCACCAAGCCACTGGCTGACCGTTGCCGGAGTGCAGGCCTGCAGGACAATAGCCGCCTCCTCAGCTCCCGAGCGGGCATGAACCACCGGCAGTATGCGCTCCGCCAACTCCCTGCGGTTCAACTGGGATATCGTGCGCAGCAGCTTGCGGCGGCAATCCTGTGACATTCCGGGAAGCTCACGTTCAATCTCTTCCTCTGAGGCCACTTTGGCCAAGAGACCTGCAGCAGTATTCCGGATACTTGCCAGGGGATGCCGCAGCGCGGACAGAATCACAGGGACATCCAGTGTTGCAATGGCACCGGTCAGGGCCAGTCGTGCTTCATACGCACCATCCTCCAGTAAGGAGGACAGTAACTCTGAATACCGGGCGGAACCTAGATGTTCCCGGCCCAGAATGGCTACTTTCTTGCTTCTATCCGAATACCCCAGGGAATCCAGTTCCTTAAGAAAGCTCTGTTTGTCCAGCGGATCTCTTGTTAGCTTCATCAGTCGCCTCCTGCACCTGTTCTTATTCCACTTCAGCTTTATTCTCTATACCCCGATCTATCCCCTTCTAAAAGTTAGAATTTAACAATCCTGTTCCCGCTTAAAAAAGCAACCCCGAAGCCGGCGATTCAGCCGTCCTCAGGGTTACCCGTTGTCTTACCTATTCAGCTGTTTCATGCTTGGCTCCGCGCTGTTGTACAAACACATACGTACGCTCATCCGACAGCTCATCCGCAAATTTGAAATCGAAGCCGCTGAAGTCCCGGATGTCCTCCACCCGGCTGATCTGCTGCTCGGCCATGAACCGGACCATTTCGCCTCTGGCCATCTTGACCAGGGTTGCCCGCTCCACCACCTTGCCGCCGATCTCCTGTCCGAATACCACACTGATCATCCTGGTGTTCTTGCCCAAATAGGGAGAGATGGTCTTGCTGTATTCTTTAGAGGCCAGATTCAGAAGGGTATCACTCTCTGTACACAGCTGGTCCGCCAGCTTGCGGTTCCAGAACTCATAGATCGAGCCAAATCCGGGGCCGCTAAGCTTCGCCTGCATCTCCAGCCTGTACGGAACCACCCCGTCAAAGGGCCGGACAATCCCGTAGAACCCGGACAGAATCCGCAAGTGCTGCTGCAGATATTCCAGCTCCTTCATTTGCAGGACTCCGGGGGCCATGTACTGGTACTGTATCCCCTCGTAGGCGAAGAGCGCGGGTGTCAGATTACGGGTGACATCCATCTCCCGGATCCGCTCCATATTCAGCGCTGTGATAGCATCATTGCATTTCCACAGTGCCTTGGCTTCTTCATAGCTTAGCTGCTGTAATAAGCCAAGAAGGATTTCCGACCCGCTGGTGAATTGCGGCAGGCCGCGGCACTCCAGGAAATCGGTATCGGTCTTCATCTTCTTGGCAGGCGATATTATGATTCTCATGCTGCTCCCTTGTCTTATCCCCGCAGGGAAAATAAATGTACTCCTATCCTATCACATTTATTCAAGTCCAAGCGGTACAAATACCGAAGCGCAGTTGGCTTGCCGGAAGCGGGCGATTACCTGCCTGCTCCAGTCGCGGGTATACCCCGGGTTAGCGCTGAAGAACAGCTCATCCAGATAATTGAATGTGATGTCATACGGTATCCCCGGATTATCACCGTTCACTTCAAGCTGGGTAATATGCAGGTAGATGCCTCCGGGTAACGTAATCTTTTCTACACATCCGGGAATGGAATCGAAGCTGCTGACTCTTGTGCCGAAGCAGGAATTGTACTTGCCCTCCTCTCCGCTATCCAATGCGAACCCGTAATAATCATGCAGATAATATTTGGCCGCCTCGGTGGCAAACACCTGATCCTGCACCCCGAAATATTTGGTAATAACAAACTCTTCCGAATCAGGCGGCGTCATGCTGCAGGCTATCTTCATGTCCGGCAACGTCACCGCCTTGAAGCGGATGGAGGCAAACCGCTGCTCAGCATTATCCGCAATCATAACGGGTTCGTATTTGGTGAGAATATCCCCCGACTCGTCATATGTATTGAAGCTCAGTCCGGAAGGGTTGTACACGTAGCTGGTGTCATTACGGAATTCCCCGACAAAATATTCATCTGCATGCATCCGCTCATCATAGCCGATCCGTTCCGCTTGTTTACCCTCGTTAATCAGAACCTTGGCATAGCGGCAGGCCGGTACGGTAAGCGTCTCCGTATATTCCGGCAGATGCCCGGGCAATCCGTCGAAGCTGTCTACTTCATAACCTACAAGCACTTTATAGTTGCCGTCGCCCTGCACCTCTGAACGTACAGTGACAATCTCCTTGCCTTTCAGTTGCCGGCTGATCAGGCTGGAGAGCAGTGTCATATCTCCTTCAGCAATCAGCTTTTTCGTATAAAAGTAGTCATTCAGTGTACAGCTCGCATGCTCAAAGCCATAATATCCGCCGTAACCCCGGCTCTCATACGATACCGGCAGCGCAATCCCCACCACCTTCATCTCCGGCCTGTCCACGATACTACACAGCTCCGTAATCTGCTCTACCTGCACCTCATTCGCGATTTCCATTTTCTTAATCTCCTCCACCATTCTTAGAATTGCCGGCTTGACCCGGGGACTATAGCTTTCGGATGCCTGCTCCGGCTGTACATGTTTTCTCAAGTTCATCATTGTTCGGCTCCCTTCACTATGTAATTTCACTATACAAAGATATACGCCCGAAATATTATCCGTTCTTAACATCTTTCAGCTTGATCCACACCTTCATCATTATTGCGTCCGACTCAGCCTGGCCTCCTGTCTCATAGGTGATACACGCGGGCTGATCCTCTCTGCACCAGCCGTTCTCCTGTATCCATGCCTCCAAAAGAATGATGAACACCCCGCTGTCGCTGTAATTCACGCGCTCAAGCACCGCATATCTGCCTGCGGCAAGCTGCAATACTTCAAGGCCAGTGTCCAGTGGAAGCTCTATCGGCTGTTCCA encodes:
- the pcp gene encoding pyroglutamyl-peptidase I, whose product is MRILITGFEPFGGEQINPSLEAVRRLESQIATAEIIKLPLPVVFQKSVEQLISAIEAEQPDAVICVGQAGGVSGITVERIAVNLMDASIADNEGYQPEDMPVLAGGPNAYFSSLPVKKIVQRIKEGGLPAFLSNSAGTYVCNNLMYGLLHHIEQNDPAVRGGFIHVPYIPEQVLDKPGKASMALDDIVRAIGIAVRAATED
- a CDS encoding HEAT repeat domain-containing protein is translated as MKLTRDPLDKQSFLKELDSLGYSDRSKKVAILGREHLGSARYSELLSSLLEDGAYEARLALTGAIATLDVPVILSALRHPLASIRNTAAGLLAKVASEEEIERELPGMSQDCRRKLLRTISQLNRRELAERILPVVHARSGAEEAAIVLQACTPATVSQWLGEIGYAVKDWKKLAIRHLDVVAVYFVTTLEDTPLREKGRVWSRFSSAMELLCKEKPELVLANAMTNGPMGSIHPAFKKQLGPLVRQYPDAVYQLLTQSELRSDLIRYGVPEGVLKRKKYLSLEQWTELAKLLADYPNHIANLLYHMAPSSRREIFDAVYPEDKRKGRIFPDKILYVLPHALRDGEAARMLDLREIRDDRERTLRITACRSIRHSREKLEQAAQVSSADERGAALMQLIRSTALSRQGMQETLVYLGRIRNDQDPVRGLVFKALSESPASAFTDSDVPQLEVLVDSVIDARDTSYGTKYSVQQLAFAILRHTAVQPHSGLFRFALDTITKLARQSGQLSLPSLERNMPKGVEELIFDEIYTLAAQAGRRENYNLLFSLANSFGTRGHGIQKLQHLLEEAAKVKSESTAMQAARYWLAPHKTRDARVKELLSLDKSYIKIQEVFQHLHLRRQEWLDPFISGNAVKGRFLSGKTIYLVPAEGGFYRWLPRQQQAYQALLDKVVSDPKRNLWERARAIRIMAGMPDLRPDRLFGLVQDKEVAVAEAALHALSLTEEPEKVLPVLLDNLDGDRARVAMYSIPRCIRRVNPELLTAMLKELLQRDKLKITVRKEAVRLLGAYRSGDSLPLLLNEFRKPKTHKDVIIAIGHAARQLLDDERSWGILEAMAASPQTDIVLSILSERPANLPLDYRPRYLALILAIAGHADIFAGRHAFIAMLQWTSGHEAVIAAATARAITDLQDDARWEFAMITLVETCRDGKVNDVIIRVCGELAGAAGREEWNAASTRDLPHRQRLLKLVNQLTSLPRITRMNLIPLYTGIADCLAANETLQQAVVKLNLAVIDWNDVEASAAYVTRIARCIANQPLLLGDAYDQLTHLLEDDRGYWNAETLLTIVDQLGADGAGDEPAYLGLALLEAAGRTLLWTPEPADRLRAYRQHGNIGVRTHAMNIWTNTE
- the yaaA gene encoding peroxide stress protein YaaA, which encodes MRIIISPAKKMKTDTDFLECRGLPQFTSGSEILLGLLQQLSYEEAKALWKCNDAITALNMERIREMDVTRNLTPALFAYEGIQYQYMAPGVLQMKELEYLQQHLRILSGFYGIVRPFDGVVPYRLEMQAKLSGPGFGSIYEFWNRKLADQLCTESDTLLNLASKEYSKTISPYLGKNTRMISVVFGQEIGGKVVERATLVKMARGEMVRFMAEQQISRVEDIRDFSGFDFKFADELSDERTYVFVQQRGAKHETAE
- a CDS encoding GyrI-like domain-containing protein codes for the protein MMNLRKHVQPEQASESYSPRVKPAILRMVEEIKKMEIANEVQVEQITELCSIVDRPEMKVVGIALPVSYESRGYGGYYGFEHASCTLNDYFYTKKLIAEGDMTLLSSLISRQLKGKEIVTVRSEVQGDGNYKVLVGYEVDSFDGLPGHLPEYTETLTVPACRYAKVLINEGKQAERIGYDERMHADEYFVGEFRNDTSYVYNPSGLSFNTYDESGDILTKYEPVMIADNAEQRFASIRFKAVTLPDMKIACSMTPPDSEEFVITKYFGVQDQVFATEAAKYYLHDYYGFALDSGEEGKYNSCFGTRVSSFDSIPGCVEKITLPGGIYLHITQLEVNGDNPGIPYDITFNYLDELFFSANPGYTRDWSRQVIARFRQANCASVFVPLGLE